In Persicimonas caeni, a single window of DNA contains:
- a CDS encoding cupredoxin domain-containing protein codes for MRTTKMLIFSLLAAFLTLGLTACGGGEEAKKEDEAAKEKPAEAEAKEVVLYQYRFNPNTLTIPTGTTVQFTNKDPDRHNVNIPQLNIDQNLAAGESFSHTFETTGEFAVSNRFASRPMKMTIVVE; via the coding sequence ATGCGCACTACCAAGATGTTGATTTTCAGCCTGCTCGCCGCCTTCCTGACGCTCGGTCTCACCGCCTGCGGTGGTGGAGAGGAAGCCAAGAAGGAAGACGAGGCCGCCAAGGAAAAACCGGCTGAGGCCGAGGCCAAAGAAGTCGTGCTCTACCAGTACCGCTTCAACCCCAACACCCTGACGATCCCGACGGGCACCACGGTTCAGTTCACCAACAAGGACCCGGATCGCCACAACGTCAACATCCCGCAGCTCAACATCGACCAGAACCTGGCTGCCGGTGAGAGCTTCTCGCACACCTTCGAGACCACCGGCGAGTTTGCCGTGAGCAACCGCTTCGCCAGCCGTCCGATGAAGATGACGATCGTCGTCGAGTAA
- a CDS encoding TldD/PmbA family protein, producing the protein MKKFSRSWRDLRIVVLALAVTVGCAATPTRADGGADGADSSQGPQQRAVIVDAMKAELERSSKKLKLDDYEAPYFIAYKVEDSESKSVGGKFGAIVTDDDSRSRTAYVEVRVGDYQFDNYANVATENYRFSEYAADRTLPLEADPTAIRGALWLLTDETYKKALSSYLSKKGGAVFETKEKMETPSFSKEEPSTYKGDIAALEFDEAKWRKAIKSVTKSILDADGLLDADMSVSARRTVTYFVNTEGSTVVQDSVIYSIQLQSWARADDGMMLENARSFYARTPDKLPEISTVRAEAKEMVAELEQLRKAPALDPYTGPAILLPEASGVLFHEAIGHRLEGERQRDQEEGRTFKGRVGEEVIPTFLSVYDDPTLSNWNDTQLNGYYKFDDEGIPAERVELVEDGVLRSFLKSRTPIEGSLESNGHGRAQGIQKPMARMGNLIVKADPKKAVSYDELKKRLLAEVKKQKKPFGLIIRDISGGSTNTSGYGYQAFKGSTRLVYKVDPETGKETLVRGVEVVGTPLTAINKIVAASKDTGVFNGYCGAESGYVPVSAVAPALLTTEVELQRTQQSKERSPLLPAPWKAGEEEAKSDGVKEKESEAVKE; encoded by the coding sequence ATGAAGAAGTTTTCGCGAAGCTGGCGCGACCTGCGAATCGTTGTCTTGGCGCTGGCTGTCACGGTTGGCTGTGCTGCCACGCCCACGCGCGCCGATGGAGGCGCGGATGGGGCCGATTCTTCCCAGGGGCCGCAGCAACGTGCGGTCATCGTCGACGCGATGAAGGCCGAATTGGAGCGCTCCTCCAAGAAGCTGAAGCTCGACGACTACGAAGCGCCGTATTTCATCGCCTACAAAGTCGAGGACTCCGAGTCGAAGTCGGTGGGGGGCAAGTTCGGCGCGATCGTGACTGACGACGATTCGCGTAGCCGCACCGCCTACGTGGAGGTGCGCGTCGGTGATTACCAATTCGACAACTACGCTAACGTCGCCACCGAGAACTATCGCTTCTCGGAGTACGCCGCCGACCGCACGCTTCCCCTGGAGGCCGACCCCACTGCCATTCGGGGCGCGCTGTGGCTGCTGACCGATGAAACCTACAAAAAGGCGCTGAGCAGCTACTTGTCCAAAAAGGGCGGGGCGGTCTTCGAGACCAAAGAGAAGATGGAGACGCCCAGCTTCTCCAAAGAAGAGCCGTCGACCTACAAGGGCGACATCGCCGCGTTGGAGTTCGACGAGGCGAAGTGGCGAAAGGCGATCAAGAGCGTCACCAAGTCGATCCTCGACGCCGACGGATTGCTCGACGCCGACATGAGCGTGAGCGCCCGGCGCACCGTCACCTACTTCGTCAACACGGAGGGCTCGACGGTCGTGCAAGACAGCGTCATTTACTCCATCCAACTGCAGAGTTGGGCCCGCGCCGACGACGGAATGATGCTCGAGAATGCGCGCTCGTTCTACGCGCGCACTCCCGACAAACTGCCCGAGATTTCCACGGTTCGTGCCGAAGCCAAGGAGATGGTCGCCGAGCTCGAGCAGCTGCGAAAGGCGCCTGCGCTCGATCCGTACACCGGTCCGGCGATCTTGTTGCCCGAGGCCAGCGGCGTGCTCTTCCACGAGGCGATCGGCCACCGCCTCGAAGGTGAGCGTCAGCGCGACCAGGAAGAGGGCCGTACCTTCAAGGGGCGCGTGGGCGAGGAAGTCATCCCGACTTTCCTGTCGGTCTATGACGACCCGACCCTGTCGAATTGGAATGACACTCAGCTCAACGGCTACTACAAATTCGACGACGAGGGGATCCCGGCCGAGCGTGTCGAGCTGGTCGAAGATGGCGTCTTGCGAAGCTTCCTCAAGAGTCGCACGCCCATCGAAGGCTCGCTCGAGTCGAACGGCCACGGACGCGCTCAGGGCATTCAAAAGCCGATGGCGCGCATGGGCAACCTCATCGTCAAAGCCGACCCGAAGAAGGCCGTGTCGTACGACGAGCTCAAAAAGCGGCTGTTGGCCGAGGTCAAAAAGCAGAAGAAGCCCTTTGGGCTGATCATCCGCGATATCTCGGGTGGATCGACCAACACGTCGGGCTACGGCTACCAGGCCTTCAAGGGGTCGACCCGCCTCGTCTACAAGGTCGACCCGGAGACCGGCAAGGAGACGCTGGTTCGTGGCGTCGAGGTGGTGGGTACGCCTCTGACGGCGATCAACAAGATCGTCGCTGCCAGCAAGGATACCGGTGTGTTCAACGGTTATTGCGGCGCCGAGAGCGGGTATGTGCCGGTGTCGGCGGTGGCGCCGGCGCTTTTGACCACCGAGGTCGAGTTGCAGCGCACTCAGCAGTCTAAAGAGCGCTCTCCGCTGTTGCCGGCGCCGTGGAAGGCGGGCGAGGAGGAGGCAAAGAGTGACGGAGTGAAAGAGAAAGAGAGTGAAGCAGTGAAAGAGTAA
- a CDS encoding bifunctional serine/threonine-protein kinase/formylglycine-generating enzyme family protein, translating to MDESLHQKVGEAAHELGFISRHTLSEAMLAIGKIEATTGEVGLRVWARQGWLDEAQLAEVVSHLGLPVADGSQGASGIMKFDELEEFVRAETAFLQADSQARAAHAFVHGDTEVARAPQQRAAQQPVEDPPTIPFNPDDMTFAEESEADSDFDSQMKTLVHSRMAGRGSAADATSDDEFDLALADTGQHQVETPVDLLDPGDRFVLGDELGRGGGGRVLRVFDRVLGRTVAMKTLPPELQADQTVLARFIAEAQATGQLEHPNIVPIYDFGVLPSGEFYYTMREVGRHSLREVLQGQKLQQERDDEEYSLVKLLSILGQVGQAVHYAHTRGVIHRDLKPDNIMLGEYGEVLVMDWGLARVLDREVRTDLSRRGGEKLDDGETLGTPAYMPPEQARGEHDEVDEQSDVYSLGAILYEILTLEPPFVGGDPHEIMTKVVDGQIVPPSKRAPAGRVVPDELERLCIEAMALDKTERLASAKELSERLEEWLEGIQPREARRCIKRGDAAAERYQDLLAEGEDYEQRVRELSTQIDPFESITRKRALWRLEDHRDELRTEAVRAFGEAVNGYTQALAHEPDNERARRGLADLYYSRLEKAEANRDELDTIYFRTLVRQYDAGRYASALEAKASLIVGAEPDGAQATLFRYAEIDRRLMASDEIELGETPVEVDELAVGSYLLLLEHPERAACQVPLHLERGRHEHVHVRLPRDEEIEEGFVYVPGGTCTVGGDPNSFDPRAAQSVHVDSFFCSRFPVTFRDYLEWFNELYRKVGDAALKHAPQTRDADGMFVRFDENRELWVPDEILIEGAARKLYPIGKGHEYDLPVVGIRAADAEAYCAWRAKRDGRPFRLPTRAELEKAGRGVDARFFPWGDRFDATFCKMRFSRPEVSQLEPVGTFVDDTSPYGVRDLAGGARDWCQPENDGDEERPVFGGAWLADEQGSRMASRLTILAEGRTAGIGFRMVYSADG from the coding sequence TTGGACGAGTCCCTGCACCAAAAAGTCGGTGAAGCCGCGCACGAACTCGGGTTTATCAGTCGCCATACGTTGAGCGAAGCCATGCTCGCCATCGGCAAGATCGAGGCGACGACCGGTGAGGTCGGGCTGCGGGTGTGGGCGCGGCAGGGCTGGCTCGACGAGGCGCAACTCGCCGAAGTGGTCAGCCATCTGGGGCTTCCGGTGGCAGACGGCTCTCAGGGTGCCTCGGGGATCATGAAGTTCGACGAGCTCGAGGAGTTCGTGCGCGCCGAGACGGCGTTTCTGCAAGCCGACAGCCAAGCACGTGCGGCGCACGCCTTTGTCCACGGCGACACCGAAGTGGCGCGCGCTCCGCAACAGCGAGCGGCCCAGCAGCCGGTCGAGGATCCGCCGACGATCCCGTTCAACCCCGACGACATGACCTTCGCCGAGGAGAGCGAGGCGGACAGCGACTTCGACTCGCAGATGAAGACGCTGGTCCACTCGCGCATGGCCGGGCGTGGTAGCGCCGCCGATGCGACGAGCGACGACGAGTTCGACTTGGCCTTGGCCGACACGGGACAACACCAGGTCGAGACGCCTGTCGACCTGCTCGACCCGGGCGATCGTTTTGTTCTCGGCGATGAACTCGGTCGCGGCGGCGGTGGGCGGGTGCTGCGCGTGTTCGACCGGGTGCTCGGGCGTACCGTGGCCATGAAGACGCTGCCGCCGGAGTTGCAGGCCGACCAAACGGTGCTCGCCCGGTTCATCGCCGAGGCGCAGGCAACCGGGCAGCTCGAACACCCCAATATCGTACCCATCTACGATTTCGGCGTGCTCCCCTCGGGCGAGTTTTACTACACGATGCGCGAAGTGGGGCGCCACTCGCTTCGGGAAGTACTCCAGGGCCAGAAGCTCCAGCAAGAGCGCGACGATGAGGAGTATTCGCTCGTCAAGCTGTTGTCGATTCTCGGCCAGGTCGGCCAGGCGGTGCACTACGCGCACACTCGCGGGGTGATTCACCGCGATCTGAAGCCCGACAACATCATGCTCGGTGAGTACGGAGAAGTGCTCGTCATGGACTGGGGCTTGGCTCGGGTGCTCGACCGGGAGGTGCGAACTGACTTGAGCCGTCGTGGCGGCGAGAAGCTCGACGACGGCGAAACCCTGGGGACCCCGGCATATATGCCTCCGGAGCAGGCCCGCGGCGAACACGACGAGGTCGACGAGCAGAGCGACGTCTATAGTTTGGGCGCGATTCTGTACGAAATCCTGACGCTCGAGCCGCCGTTTGTGGGGGGCGACCCCCACGAAATCATGACCAAGGTGGTCGATGGCCAGATCGTCCCGCCTTCGAAGCGCGCGCCGGCCGGCCGTGTGGTGCCCGACGAACTCGAGCGTCTCTGCATCGAGGCGATGGCGCTCGACAAGACCGAGCGCCTCGCCTCGGCCAAAGAGCTGAGCGAGCGCCTCGAGGAGTGGCTCGAGGGCATCCAGCCGCGCGAGGCACGCCGGTGCATCAAACGCGGCGACGCCGCGGCCGAGCGCTATCAAGATCTGCTGGCCGAGGGCGAAGACTACGAGCAGCGGGTTCGAGAGCTCTCCACCCAGATCGACCCGTTCGAGTCGATCACCCGAAAGCGTGCGCTGTGGCGGCTCGAAGATCACCGCGACGAGCTTCGTACCGAGGCGGTGCGTGCCTTCGGAGAGGCGGTCAACGGCTACACCCAGGCGCTGGCTCACGAGCCCGACAACGAGCGTGCCCGCCGGGGGCTGGCAGACCTCTATTACTCGCGCCTCGAGAAGGCGGAGGCGAATCGAGACGAGCTCGACACGATCTACTTTCGCACCCTCGTGCGCCAATACGATGCGGGGCGCTACGCGTCTGCCCTCGAGGCGAAGGCAAGCCTCATCGTGGGGGCCGAGCCCGACGGCGCGCAGGCCACGCTATTTCGCTACGCCGAGATCGATCGTCGGCTGATGGCCAGCGACGAAATCGAGCTGGGGGAGACGCCTGTGGAGGTCGACGAGCTGGCCGTGGGCAGTTATCTGTTGCTGCTCGAGCATCCCGAACGCGCTGCCTGTCAGGTGCCCTTGCACCTCGAGCGCGGCCGTCACGAGCACGTGCATGTGCGTCTGCCTCGCGACGAGGAGATCGAGGAGGGATTCGTGTACGTGCCCGGCGGTACGTGCACCGTCGGCGGTGATCCCAACTCGTTCGACCCGCGCGCAGCCCAAAGCGTTCACGTCGACTCGTTCTTCTGCTCCCGATTTCCAGTCACCTTCCGCGACTACCTCGAGTGGTTCAACGAGCTGTACCGCAAGGTCGGTGATGCGGCCTTGAAGCACGCCCCACAGACGCGTGACGCCGACGGCATGTTTGTGCGCTTCGATGAAAACCGCGAGCTGTGGGTGCCCGACGAAATCCTCATCGAAGGCGCCGCCCGCAAGCTCTACCCGATCGGCAAGGGCCACGAGTACGACCTGCCGGTGGTCGGAATCCGCGCCGCCGACGCCGAAGCCTATTGTGCCTGGCGCGCCAAGAGAGACGGCCGCCCCTTCCGACTGCCCACACGCGCCGAGCTCGAAAAGGCCGGCCGCGGCGTCGACGCGCGTTTTTTCCCGTGGGGCGATCGTTTCGACGCCACCTTCTGCAAAATGCGCTTCTCACGGCCCGAGGTCTCCCAACTCGAGCCCGTCGGCACCTTCGTCGACGACACGTCTCCGTACGGCGTTCGCGACCTGGCCGGAGGCGCACGCGACTGGTGCCAACCCGAAAACGACGGCGACGAAGAACGCCCCGTCTTCGGCGGCGCCTGGCTGGCCGACGAGCAAGGCTCACGCATGGCCAGCCGCCTGACCATCCTCGCCGAAGGCCGCACGGCGGGCATTGGCTTTCGGATGGTTTATTCGGCGGACGGCTGA